TAAATCATGGAATACCTGTTTTTCTCTGGCAAAAAAATGCGGGAGCTGATCTGATACTTTTTGGAATTTGCCGATATAAAAAGAGATTTTTATAAAAAAATCACTTTCGAAAGTAGAAGAAATCGACTGAACCTCGTCGGCATCTTCCACTATTTCTTTCTTTTCCTCAATGATGATGCCGTAAGAGTCCTTAAGCCATAGTATGATATGATCTGGAAAAAAGCCTTTTAATGCTTCATTAATCTCCTCTGTATCCGGGTGTGTAGCCTGAAGCTTGAACTGGATGAATCGGATTTCATCACTTTCAACAGAAGGTAATGCACCATCATGAAAAAGAAACGAATTCCAGACATGAGCTGCACCAGCGATTGCGGTGTGTTTTTCAGTTTCAATTAAGTGAAGCAGATGTTTCATCAGATCAAGCTGGTCTTCAGAAATACTCTCCTTTGGAATACTGATCCAGGATGGTTCGCTGCCGCTGTTTTTGAACCAATAATAGTCAGGAGATGGATTGGCTGGAAAAGTATTGTGCGTGACAGAATAAGGGAAATAAGCTAGTATTTTATTAATCATATAAGTATCCTCAGATTTAATTTGATAAAAGCTGACATTTCTTTTATTATAACAGGTGAAGCTTTTAAAAGTGAATTCATCAAAGTGCTATGAATCGGTAGATAAAAGGGAAGAAAATGGGTAAAATAGATACAATACGGGGTACCGTAAGAGAGAGGTGCAGGAAATGGAATACACACCAGAAATGAAAAACCGTCTAAAGCGTTTAGAAGGCCAAGTCCGCGGCGTTATTCGCATGATGGAAGAAGAGAATCACTGCAAGGATGTTGTCACACAATTATCTGCAGTCCGTTCCGCAGTAGACCGTGCGATTGGTTTTATCGTTGCAAAGAACCTGGAATCATGCATCACTGAAGCAGCAAAGGAAGGCAAAGAAGCCGACGAAGCGATTAAAGATGCAGTAAATATGATTGTAAAAAGCAGATAAGACACCAGCATCCTTTTGGGGATGTGGTGTCTTTTTTTTACGCAAGTCCGCGCGTATATATGGTTGAGGGGTTAGCTGATTTTATTCATTAGGCGGGTCCTCAGGGGGGAAATCATGGCTTTCTTCAATATTCGGGGTACTGTCCAATCGATGGACCGATCCGCCTGCCATTCCCTCATTGATGATTCTGTCGACATCTACATATACTTTGTCCCGACCTTCATTTTGCAGGTCATCAGCGAACTTCTTTTCGGTCTTATGTTTCATAATTTCCTCCTTCAAACACTTTTAAGCTTAGAATGTCGGAAAGGATTGAGAAACATACACTTTATTTGTCATAGACATGGAAGAGCATCAGCTCATGTATTTGCTCTTTCAATTGGCCGCTATACTCATCGGAAGGCTGTTCAGAGGTCCATTGAATTTCCCCATTTTGATGGTAGATTCCGGTGAACTTCTGCTTTTTAAAATAAAAGGAAAAATGCCAGCCGGGCATTTCTTTATTTTCAAATAATGATTTGAACTGGAAATGAGTGATCAATTCGATTCCCCCTAATAGATTATATCTTCCACTATTATATAGTAATAGTGGAAGAGGGAGGACAATCAATCTGAAAATCCTGTTTTTCTGAAAAATAAATCCACAAGTGCAATGATTCTTTTTTCTTCAATTTGCGGCTCATCAAAGCTCATTGGCTTCGAGTTCACTTCATAGATTACATACTTGCCGTCTTCCGTAAGCCCCGCATCGAGGGAGAACTCTCCGAAATAGCCTAATTCCTCTGTCAGCATCATGCCGATTTCCCTTACAGCCCAGGCAAAAAATGCATCATGCCTGGGATTCTTCACCGTTATATATGGGAGCAGGCTTCCCCCGTTCGGGATGTGTGTGGTCAAATCTTGTTTCTCGGATTGGCGGATGCCGATGCCTGTTACTTCATATCCATTTTGTCCGTCATGTGCATGAACACGAAAATCGAATCGTTTTCCATCTATGGCTGCAGGCCTGACTTCTTTCTGGGCGATATAATCGTATTTTAACAGCTGCTTCGACTTCGCATTCCAAAATTCCGTGATCCCATTATAATGGTGGCGATGTGAATGGCTCTCGAATTCAATCTGCCAATTCCTCTGCCGGATGCGGAAAATACCAATGCCCTTGGAGGAAGATGAGGGTTTAAGATAGATTCCCTTATGTTTATCAAGAAAAGCATCCAGCTGGTTCAGAGATTTAACAGATATGCTTTCGGGCATAAGCTTCCTTAATTGGTCATGGCTTGCAAAAAGATGGTATAACTTGTTTTTATTTATGAAGGCTGGATTGAAAAAAGGGATGCCGAGGGCAATCAGGTAGTTCACAGCATCTTTGAAAGCCAACTGTTGCTCTGCCTTCCTGTACGGTACCCGGTTAAAGACTAGATGAGGCAATGGCGTTTTTATAGGTATCCATTTTTGAGTATCAGGTAAAAATGTAACACCGGTCAGACCATCTTTGACGATCGTTTCCGGAGGGAATACAACGGTCATTCCATTACGCTTCGTTATTTCTGTTTGCAGGGCTTTGAATAATGAACCATTGCCTGCAAGCGACATATTTTTGCTGAAAGAGGTCATGATTCCAACCAGTGGCCCTATATTTCCCAGCTTGTTTCTTAAGGAGAATGGCTGTGTGTCGTGAAGAAGTGTGTTTGAAGGAGTGGAAGGCAGGCTGATTTTATTAAAGCCAAAGCTGATTTTACTGCCAGCTTTGGCTTCATATGTCCATTCCTTCGATTCGGTATGATAGCGAAGGTTCATTGAAAAAGGTCCTCAGGTGCAGTAATCGCTTTTTCGGCTAAAAATATGCCGAATGAAAGGGACAGCTTCCGTGTAAGAAAATCGAAATTTTTTAATTTCGGGTGCTTGAAAATTGACCGCCCCGGTTTCGAATTTGCTTCAAACAGCCATACTCTTCCTGATTTATCAACACCCAAGTCAAAACCAATCTCGCCAATGATACCTTCCATATTTTTTTCTAAAATGGAGCTAAGGAGCAGGGCGGCTTCCGTAAGCTTCTTTTCACATGACTCCCGCTCAGCCTGATCCTCGAAGAGCTCGTCAAGCGATTTCACGATTCCGCCGTTGTTCACGTGAGTCGTCACACTGCCCTGGCCGGCGATTTTAGCGGCAATTGCTGCAACCTGCCACTTTCCGTATTCATCTTTGTTCGTATGAACCCTGAAATCAATCAGCCTTTTTTCCGATCTAAGCAGGCTGATGCCCTGCTGGACAATCATCTGGGATAGGTTCCGCTTGTAAAATACCTTCTTCATCAGTTTTTCAAGGCTGTCAAACTTCGTCAATTTATTAACCCCGTCCTGGCCGCGGTAACGGCAATAGTAGTAGCCATTATGCTTATCAAAAAGTATTTGATGGATTCCCAGCCCAAGGCTTCCATTGACTGGTTTGACATAGACATTCCCATAGTTGGAAAGCATTCTCTCAATAACCGAAAAAGAAGAAAATTGATGGGTTTCAGGCAGGTACACAACTGCGCGTTCATCCTGCTGAAGCCTTTCAAAAACGTCCAGCTTGCTGAAAAAACCCGGGTTATACCATGGAATCAGGTAATCTGTCTGCATTCTCGATTTCAAGCTTCTAAGCTCTGACTTTCGCTCAGTCCGCCTGTTCGGCAGCCGGTCGTATACTACATTAGGAAATGGGACTTTAATTTTCTCCCAACCGCCATCCACGAAAAAATAACCGTCAATCAAACCTTGTTCCCAGTCAATATGCTCTTCACCAAAGACAAATGGAAGGGCACCCACTGATTTATTGACCGAAAGGAGCTTGGCGAAGAACATCGATCTTTCACCAATTGGTCTTAACGGGTATGGAGTAAAGCCAGACGTAAGGATGCCAATAAGCGGCCCGATAAATAATGTCTGCTGATCGATAAAAATATGCAGCGGAATCGAAAGATCTGGCATGGAAAGTTCCTTCTGCACGTCATTGCTGAGCACAATCACATTCCTGCCTTTTGGGTGGGGTGCGGCAGTGACATCAAGCAGCTTGTTTCCGAAAGCTACTTTTCTGATTTCCTTGCTATTGGGAAGGTCGGCTGGGAGGAAGACGAGTTGCTTGGAATGGCTGATGATTTCAACAGGATATCTCTTTCTCATAAATGGTGTCCCTCTCTTTCTGGCAGAGTATCTGAAAGTGCCAAGGCGTATTCAAGCGGAGCTTTGTACAGAACGTCTTTCAGGTCTGGATGAATGGATGTGATAACTTTTCTGCCTGGCTTTGAATTCGTATCCAGCACCCACAGTGCTTTGTCTTTGGAAACACCAATATCAATGCCGAGCTCAAATAACCGCGGAAAGGAAGCTTCAAGGACTTCAGGAAGCACCGAGAGAATTTCTTCTAATTCATGTAAAATAAATCTTTTCGAACGGAAATCCAGTGAACCCTCGTAGTCTGCAAATGAAAGGACTTCACCGCCTGCAGTCAGATTCGATAAGATGCCATCTTTATGTCCGCGACGTATCCCTTTTCCTCGCAGGACCCATTGATCTTGCCGGTCCTTTTGCAGGAGCACTCTTATATCAAAGGGGCAGTTTTGTGAATCGGACAGTTCGAGATAAGGCTGCATCATATATTCGTGTTTGCTGCAAAGTCTATCGAGCCAGGACTCGGTCTCACTCGTGGAATTAAATATTTTCTCCGATAGGGTTCCATCAAGGTCAGCCGAGATTGTAAACTTTGTACCTGATAAATGAACTTTGTAAATACCCGCTCCGCCCGAGCCGAAAACTGGTTTTAAA
The nucleotide sequence above comes from Mesobacillus jeotgali. Encoded proteins:
- a CDS encoding PucR family transcriptional regulator gives rise to the protein MINKILAYFPYSVTHNTFPANPSPDYYWFKNSGSEPSWISIPKESISEDQLDLMKHLLHLIETEKHTAIAGAAHVWNSFLFHDGALPSVESDEIRFIQFKLQATHPDTEEINEALKGFFPDHIILWLKDSYGIIIEEKKEIVEDADEVQSISSTFESDFFIKISFYIGKFQKVSDQLPHFFAREKQVFHDLLKLTNRVDVYTFEKAFPRLLASQLPDHLKDILSYSILEAFSEEKELMATIKMYLESNSNVSLAAKKLYVHRNTLQYRLDKFTERTGVNLKDFDAAVMVYLSGLYVEMR
- a CDS encoding metal-sensitive transcriptional regulator yields the protein MEYTPEMKNRLKRLEGQVRGVIRMMEEENHCKDVVTQLSAVRSAVDRAIGFIVAKNLESCITEAAKEGKEADEAIKDAVNMIVKSR
- a CDS encoding YheE family protein, translating into MITHFQFKSLFENKEMPGWHFSFYFKKQKFTGIYHQNGEIQWTSEQPSDEYSGQLKEQIHELMLFHVYDK
- a CDS encoding YheC/YheD family endospore coat-associated protein; this encodes MNLRYHTESKEWTYEAKAGSKISFGFNKISLPSTPSNTLLHDTQPFSLRNKLGNIGPLVGIMTSFSKNMSLAGNGSLFKALQTEITKRNGMTVVFPPETIVKDGLTGVTFLPDTQKWIPIKTPLPHLVFNRVPYRKAEQQLAFKDAVNYLIALGIPFFNPAFINKNKLYHLFASHDQLRKLMPESISVKSLNQLDAFLDKHKGIYLKPSSSSKGIGIFRIRQRNWQIEFESHSHRHHYNGITEFWNAKSKQLLKYDYIAQKEVRPAAIDGKRFDFRVHAHDGQNGYEVTGIGIRQSEKQDLTTHIPNGGSLLPYITVKNPRHDAFFAWAVREIGMMLTEELGYFGEFSLDAGLTEDGKYVIYEVNSKPMSFDEPQIEEKRIIALVDLFFRKTGFSD
- a CDS encoding YheC/YheD family endospore coat-associated protein; this encodes MRKRYPVEIISHSKQLVFLPADLPNSKEIRKVAFGNKLLDVTAAPHPKGRNVIVLSNDVQKELSMPDLSIPLHIFIDQQTLFIGPLIGILTSGFTPYPLRPIGERSMFFAKLLSVNKSVGALPFVFGEEHIDWEQGLIDGYFFVDGGWEKIKVPFPNVVYDRLPNRRTERKSELRSLKSRMQTDYLIPWYNPGFFSKLDVFERLQQDERAVVYLPETHQFSSFSVIERMLSNYGNVYVKPVNGSLGLGIHQILFDKHNGYYYCRYRGQDGVNKLTKFDSLEKLMKKVFYKRNLSQMIVQQGISLLRSEKRLIDFRVHTNKDEYGKWQVAAIAAKIAGQGSVTTHVNNGGIVKSLDELFEDQAERESCEKKLTEAALLLSSILEKNMEGIIGEIGFDLGVDKSGRVWLFEANSKPGRSIFKHPKLKNFDFLTRKLSLSFGIFLAEKAITAPEDLFQ
- a CDS encoding YheC/YheD family endospore coat-associated protein; protein product: MISFGMMSRSLNSERNYFTEIARQANPGIFTCFRFSPGKIHPITEKVSGEKFDHENDKWIRSEFPLPKIIYDRCFYTNDPGSKQSMSIVKWLKNRKDISFLGNGLPNKWAIYEVLSKSSLAPYIPQTILATEGKSIIDQLKKWNPAILKPVFGSGGAGIYKVHLSGTKFTISADLDGTLSEKIFNSTSETESWLDRLCSKHEYMMQPYLELSDSQNCPFDIRVLLQKDRQDQWVLRGKGIRRGHKDGILSNLTAGGEVLSFADYEGSLDFRSKRFILHELEEILSVLPEVLEASFPRLFELGIDIGVSKDKALWVLDTNSKPGRKVITSIHPDLKDVLYKAPLEYALALSDTLPEREGHHL